The DNA segment AGGGTTTGGGATTGAGGCACCCAACCAATAAATTGAACAATATCGTTTAACCCTAGTTTCTGTACAAGTTTTTCCAGTAAAACTTTTTCTGAACCATCTCCGACAATAGTCAAGTCAATTTTATTTTGAATAGTTTGATTTAATCGGCTCAGAGATTTAATGACAATATCTGCACATTTGTAAGGGACTAATCTACCGACAAAAAGCAAATGAACTTTAGAGTCTTGTTTGGGCGGCTTTTGTGTCAATACAAAATTGGAGTCAATTCCATTTTCAAAAAATAAGCTAATTCGAGAATCGGGGAGATTAAATAAACGTTTTAACAGATTTAATGTATACGTTGATCCTGCCAATATTCTGTCTGCTTTTTTATAGGTTTCTCTATAGCCAGGGATTAAAAATCGACCGATGGCTCTCAAGAAATTTAGGTAAGCAAATTCTTCTCTAGCTTTTTCCCTAAATCCTGGAGGAAAAGTAATACCTCCATTGACAGGTCCAAGTAGAAAGGGAGTAGAGTGACATGCTTTAACTATTTTGTAGGGATACCGGGGTATCATGGGGGTTATCGCATGTACTATATCGTAATCTCCGTTGAGAATTTTGCTTTTAAATTTATGATATACTTTATGATTAAATTCGGCATAAATAGGATAGGTTAAACTATTGTATAGGGGCCAATTAACTTTGTGTTTATATACTAAACCTTCTACTAGACTGTAATAAGCTTTAAATAAATGCATTTCCTCTATACAAACGATTTCAGTGTTATCGAATTTTAAATATTCTTTATTTCTATCATGAGTTACTAGAGTTACATCAACTAATTTACTAATTTCTTGAAAGTATTTATATCCTTCCAACGGGACAGATTGCCAAGCTGGATTACATTGCTCTATTAAAAGTAAAACTTTAATTTGATTTTTCATGGTAAGCAAATATCAATTATTTATTATTCTCTCATTAGTTAAATGAAAAGTAAATTCTTACCTAGTCAAATATTCTTAGAGTTAATTGATTTTGATAACTTGCTTACTGTCTGTCTGTAAATATACAAATGAGTTAGTATTATACCCAATAAATTCTCAAAATTCTATTATTATTGATTAATGTAAAAAAATGCAACATATAAATATTTATTTGTAAAGGATTGTAAAAAATGCGTTAGTATATTTCTATTCTATACTGACTGATATAAAGTTGTGTGGTATAGTCACTTTCTGAGCGAAGCGCTCAGCATAACGGATTCTACATTAGACTGCAGACTGCAACTTAGTATGAGTTGAGTGTGTTTAAGGCATTCTCCACCAAATCTTTACACCAGCTTCACACTAAATTTATAGAAACTTTATAGACAACGGCTTAGATAGGGCTATTATGTAATCAGTGAATAAACAACCAACCCGGTCTGTTTAAGTATCGCTAGGAACTAGGTCAATCTACTTATATCAGGAAATAACATCATGAAATCTCTCTCAACTCTTTTCCGCCATTCCGCTACCGTCGCCTCGCTACTTGCCGCCTCTACAGTAACGGTAGGGCTTATTGCTCCTTCAGCTTCTGCTTTGTCCCTGGTTCCTCAAGAGGAAGGCGAAGTTGAGCTTTTGAATATTGATGATCTTGGTGGTCTAGTTGGTCCAGCGGTTACGCTTCCTGACTTAATCGCCAGTGTAAAGAGTTTAGCCAATCCAGATGGTACATTCAGCCGTCTATTTGTTGACGATCTAAGCACTGCTAATGACTATGGCATCGTCCAGCTCCAAGCAGGAGACATAGGTACAGTTCCACCAGGTTTTTGGTATCGTCCCTCGGAAGTCGAGGAAGAAAATGGGCAACTAGAAGTCGGTACGTTCAAGTTTATGTTCACTGAAACGCTTCCGGAACTAACTGTTCGAT comes from the Coleofasciculus chthonoplastes PCC 7420 genome and includes:
- a CDS encoding LEVG family PEP-CTERM protein, coding for MKSLSTLFRHSATVASLLAASTVTVGLIAPSASALSLVPQEEGEVELLNIDDLGGLVGPAVTLPDLIASVKSLANPDGTFSRLFVDDLSTANDYGIVQLQAGDIGTVPPGFWYRPSEVEEENGQLEVGTFKFMFTETLPELTVRYFDTESSNTTGVPDFFADADTDGTLLFGENPVPAGENANIYTQTWENVSFITLKLGKDTAGTGDGVDFQLETVPEPGTVLGLGALAMAGAFGLRKRNKKA
- a CDS encoding glycosyltransferase family 4 protein produces the protein MKNQIKVLLLIEQCNPAWQSVPLEGYKYFQEISKLVDVTLVTHDRNKEYLKFDNTEIVCIEEMHLFKAYYSLVEGLVYKHKVNWPLYNSLTYPIYAEFNHKVYHKFKSKILNGDYDIVHAITPMIPRYPYKIVKACHSTPFLLGPVNGGITFPPGFREKAREEFAYLNFLRAIGRFLIPGYRETYKKADRILAGSTYTLNLLKRLFNLPDSRISLFFENGIDSNFVLTQKPPKQDSKVHLLFVGRLVPYKCADIVIKSLSRLNQTIQNKIDLTIVGDGSEKVLLEKLVQKLGLNDIVQFIGWVPQSQTLDYYRQADIFCFPSIREFGGAVVLEAMANGLPCIVANYGGIGEYVTEETGFKIEPISPEYLTQELTHKIQILVEDDQLRESMSVKSIERARQFTWERKAIELVKIYEQMISEKRSLDK